Proteins encoded by one window of Juglans regia cultivar Chandler chromosome 15, Walnut 2.0, whole genome shotgun sequence:
- the LOC118344732 gene encoding uncharacterized protein LOC118344732, with protein MEELGDSSLSKSRALYVPLLRAALEDDWEAAEAFIQKNPNCLGAPITEEKGTALHNAAAAKRTRFVKELVERMTPEQLAVKTKGNCTALYFAAQSEIVTIAKVMVKKNKNLPLIPKDHIRSLPLYVAIKTGNKDMVSYLYSVTPLQDLASLDHINLLNTTISTGLYDTAHKILDILKPAPEEKEYLWLSLQMLAKKPSEIGSKSRPSVWERCLYSC; from the exons ATGGAAGAGCTGGGTGATAGCTCATTGTCTAAATCTCGTGCCCTTTATGTTCCTCTCCTTCGAGCTGCCCTAGAAGATGACTGGGAAGCTGCTGAAGCTTTTATCCAGAAAAATCCAAACTGCCTTGGAGCCCCCATAACAGAAGAGAAAGGGACAGCTCTTCACAATGCTGCAGCTGCAAAACGCACCCGTTTTGTGAAAGAACTCGTGGAACGCATGACACCGGAACAATTAGCAGTGAAAACCAAAGGAAACTGCACGGCCCTTTATTTTGCCGCTCAATCAGAAATCGTAACAATTGCAAAGGTGATggtgaaaaagaacaaaaatctgCCATTGATTCCCAAGGATCACATCCGATCTTTACCACTTTACGTGGCAATAAAGACTGGAAATAAAGACATGGTGTCATATTTATACTCTGTAACTCCTCTTCAAGACTTGGCTTCTCTGGATCACATTAATCTCCTTAACACTACTATTTCCACTGGTTTGTATG ATACGGCACACAAAATTCTGGACATTCTAAAGCCAGCACCTGAAGAGAAGGAATATCTTTGGCTTTCATTGCAAATGTTGGCAAAAAAACCTTCGGAAATTGGCAGCAAAAGTCGGCCATCAGTATGGGAAAGATGCTTATACTCCTGTTAG
- the LOC109021318 gene encoding uncharacterized protein LOC109021318, with product MTPEELELKTNGNYTSLYYAAQSKIVTIAEEMVKKNRNLPLIPKDDIQVLPLYAAIKTGNRDMVSYLYSVTSIKDMDSADLIQLLNATISTDLYDTSHKILNTLKLTTEEKELHLWSPLKLLARKPSGIGNKSQPSVWERCLNSCFRGRFCNKAMMKASAHQLVDRLLKELREDKNFSTLVPQYKLLVVEAAKVGNVEFLIILIRSYPHLIWEFDEEYGTLFHVAIKHRQERVFTLIYELGVLKDNLASLYAEGNKSMLHLVEELPSSDRLNIVSGAALQMQRELLWFREIEKIVPKSSVNGPIGPEEKPPRDIFVKTHEELQKNGEQWMRNTANSCMVVAALIATVVFPAAFTVPGGNNQETGIPMFLETIWFTVFFVSNAVAMLFSSSSILVFLSILTSRYTENDFLRSLPRRLAWGLTTLVISIVGMLIAFIAACFLVFKSKNSVMIRIIIVAVPVVPISLFVILHFRLWFDIVQSAFCSKRFLFKTHNRLFIPSQQRLHTTETKNDNQTGHNDINQVRFTSPTTSHPIPLGGIRPNYEQGSSV from the exons ATGACACCGGAAGAATTAGAATTGAAAACCAACGGAAACTACACGTCCCTTTATTATGCCGCTCAATCAAAAATTGTAACAATTGCAGAAGAGATGGTGAAAAAGAACAGAAACTTGCCATTGATCCCCAAGGATGACATCCAAGTTTTACCACTTTACGCGGCAATAAAGACTGGAAATAGAGACATGGTGTCGTATTTATACTCTGTGACTTCTATTAAAGACATGGATTCTGCCGATCTCATTCAGCTCCTTAACGCTACTATTTCCACTGATTTGTATG ATACGTCACACAAAATTCTGAATACTCTGAAGTTAACAACTGAAGAGAAGGAACTTCATCTTTGGTCTCCATTGAAATTGTTGGCCCGAAAGCCTTCGGGAATTGGCAACAAAAGTCAGCCATCAGTATGGGAAAGATGCTTAAACTCCT GCTTCAGAGGTCGGTTCTGCAACAAAGCTATGATGAAAGCATCAGCCCATCAATTAGTTGACCGCCTTTTGAAAGAGCTTCGAGAAGACAAAAATTTCTCCACTTTGGTTCCCCAATATAAGCTACTAGTTGTTGAAGCTGCAAAAGTAGGGAATGTTGAATTTCTAATTATACTTATACGCTCTTATCCCCATCTCATATGGGAATTTGACGAAGAATATGGAACTTTATTTCACGTTGCGATTAAACATCGACAAGAGCGTGTATTTACTTTAATATATGAGTTAGGTGTTTTGAAGGACAACCTTGCGAGCTTATATGCCGAAGGAAATAAATCCATGTTGCACTTAGTTGAAGAATTGCCTTCTTCAGATCGATTAAATATCGTATCAGGAGCAGCCCTTCAAATGCAACGAGAGTTGTTGTGGTTTcga GAGATAGAAAAGATCGTGCCGAAGTCATCTGTGAATGGGCCGATTGGACCAGAAGAAAAACCACCTAGGGATATATTTGTGAAGACCCATGAAGAACTACAGAAGAATGGTGAACAGTGGATGAGGAACACGGCAAACTCTTGCATGGTCGTGGCAGCATTGATTGCCACTGTGGTTTTTCCAGCTGCCTTCACAGTACCGGGTGGCAACAATCAAGAAACAGGCATTCCTATGTTTTTGGAAACCATCTGGTTTACGGTATTCTTCGTATCAAATGCAGTAGCAATGTTATTCTCTTCGTCCTCAATATTAGTTTTCTTGTCAATTCTCACCTCACGGTATACGGAAAATGATTTCCTCAGATCATTACCTCGTAGATTGGCATGGGGACTCACTACGCTTGTAATCTCAATAGTAGGCATGCTGATAGCCTTCATTGCGGCATGCTTTTTGGTCTTTAAAAGCAAAAACAGTGTTATGATCCGTATAATAATTGTTGCGGTGCCCGTTGTCCCAATTAGTTTGTTTGTTATCCTACATTTTCGCCTTTGGTTTGATATAGTCCAATCAGCATTCTGTTCTAAAAGGTTCCTTTTCAAGACACATAATAGGCTTTTCATTCCAAGTCAGCAACGCTTGCACACTACGGAGACTAAGAATGACAACCAAACTGGACATAATGACATAAACCAGGTTCGGTTTACCAGTCCTACAACCAGTCATCCAATTCCTCTGGGTGGAATTCGACCAAATTATGAACAAGGCTCTTCAGTGTGA